Below is a window of Pseudomonas eucalypticola DNA.
AAGCCGCGTACCGAACACTTGGCGCAGCTGCGCACGCCCACGCTGATTGTCCAGGGCGAGCGGGACGCGTTGGGCAATCGCCTGGCGGTCGAGGGGTATACGTTATCCCAGCGTATCGAGCTGTGCTGGCTGGTGGCAGGGGACCATGACCTGAAGCCGTTGAAGGCGTCGGGGTTCAGCCATGAGCAGCACCTGGAGGCGGCGGCGGAGGCGGTGGCGGGGTTTCTGCAGGCCGACGTCAGCAGCGGGCCAGGCGGCGCGCGCGGCGTACCGGCTGCATCGCGGCGCCTGTGACGCAGCCGGGTCCGCCGCCATGCGGCGGCGGTGACCCGGCAGCGTGGGTCAGCGGTTGAAGCGCTCCACCAGCGAATACTGGCTGTGGGCAGTGCGCGTCAGTTCCTCGCTCAGCAACGCCGAGCTCTGCGCCTGCTCGCTGGTCTGGTCGGCCAGGTGGGCGATGGTGCTGATGTTACGGCTGATTTCTTCGGCCACGGCGGTCTGTTCTTCGGTAGCGGCGGCGATCTGGGTGGTCATGTCGGTGATGTTGGCCACCGCTTCGCTGATGCCCACCAGCGCCTGGTCCGCTTCCAGTACCCGCGCCACGCCTTCTTCCGCCTGGCGGTGACCGGCGTCCATGGTCTGCACAGCGTTGCTGGCAGTCTGTTGCAGCTTGGCGATCAGGGCGTGGATCTGCCCGGTGGATTCGCTGGTGCGTTGCGCCAGTTGCCGGACTTCGTCGGCCACGACCGCGAAGCCACGGCCCATCTCGCCAGCGCGGGCGGCCTCGATGGCGGCGTTGAGGGCCAGCAGGTTGGTCTGGTCGGCAATGCCTTTGATCACATCGACCACACCGCCGATTTCATCGCTGTCCTTGGCCAGCTGGGTCACGGTGTGGCCGGTTTCGCCCACCACCACCGACAGGCGCTGGATGGCTTCGCGGGTTTCCCCGGCAATGCTGCGGCCCTGGCTGGTGAGCAGGTTGGCCTGCTGGGTGGCGTCGGCGGTCCGTTGGACGTGGCTGGCCACTTCCTGGGTAGTGGCGGCCATCTGGTTGACCGCAGTGGCCACCTGTTCGGTTTCCACACGCTGGCGCTCCAGGCCTTCGGAGCTCTTGTGGGCCAGGCTGTCGGACTGGGTGGCCTGGTCGTTGAGGTGCTCGGCGGTGTCCTGCAGCCGGGTCAGGCAGGTTTTCAGGCGCGCGTCCTGGCTCAGGATGGACATCTCCAGGCGCGCCTGGGCGCCGCGGCTGTCGGTGTACATCTGCGCGATCAAAGGGTCGGACGTGGTCTGTTCGGCCAGGCGCAGCAGGCGCTTGATGCCCCGTTGTTGCCAGCTCAGGCCCACCAGGCCCAGCGGCACCGAGAGCACGGCGGCCACGGCGAAGCCCCAGGAGGTGCCTAGCCAGCTGCCAATGCCAAAACCGACCTGGCTGACCAGGATGAACGGCAGCCAATCCTGGACCACGGGCAGCCACTGGTCACGGCGCGGCACGGCGGGTTTGCCCTGGTTCAGGCGCTCGTACAGGTTCTGGGCCCGGCGGATCATCTCGGCGGTGGGCTTGACCCGCACCGACTCGTAGCCCACCACCTGGTTGTTCTCGAAAATAGGCGTGACGTAAGCGTTCACCCAGTAGAAGTCGCCGTTTTTGCAGCGGTTCTTGACGATACCCATCCACGGTTGACCTTGGCGCAGGGTCGCCCACATATGCGCGAACACCGCCTGCGGCACGTCCGGGTGGCGCACGGTGTTGTGCGGCGCGCGGATCAGTTCTTCACGGGAAAAACCGCTGATCTCGACGAAGGCGTCGTTGCAATAGGTGATCACGCCTTTGGCGTCGGTGGTGGAGATCAGGCGCTGTTGGGCAGGGAAGGTCCGTTCGCGCTGGGTGACTGGCTGGTTGTTACGCATGGCAAGAGGGTTCCGCAAGGCTTTCACAGGTTGTCGGCCTGAACGGACTAAAATTGAATATATATTTTGATCAGAGACAGGGCGCAGCCTTGTCTATACCCCTGTGGGACAGAACCCACAGGGGCTTGCGTGCGGGCGCTGTTACCCGGCGATCAACTGCCGCAATACGTAATGCAGAATCCCCCCGGCCTTGAAGTACTCCACTTCATTGAGGGTATCGATCCGGCACAACACCACGGCTTTTTCCGTTTCGCCGCTTTCACGGGTGATACGCAGTTCCAGGTCCATGTGCGGTTTCAACGGCACGCCGGCAAGTCCGCTGATGTCCAGCGTTTCGCGGCCGGTCAGGCCCAGGGTCTTGCGGCTCTGGCCATTCTTGAACTGCAAGGGCAACACGCCCATGCCCACCAGGTTGGAACGGTGGATGCGCTCGAAGCTTTCGGCGATGACCGCTTTCACCCCCAGCAGGTTGGTGCCCTTGGCGGCCCAGTCGCGGCTGGACCCGGTACCGTATTCCTGGCCCGCCACCACCACCAGCGGCGTGCCGTCGGCCTGGTACTTCATGGCCGCGTCATAAATGGCCAGCTTTTCATCGGTGGGAATGTACAGGGTATTACCGCCTTCTTCGCCGCCGAGCATTTCGTTGCGGATACGGATGTTGGCGAAGGTGCCGCGCATCATCACTTCATGGTTGCCGCGCCGCGAGCCGTAGGAGTTGAAATCGCGCGGCTGCACGCCTTTTTCCTGCAGGTAGCGGCCGGCGGGGCTATTGGCCTTGATGTTGCCCGCGGGCGAGATGTGGTCAGTGGTGACCGAGTCACCCAGCAAGGCCAGAATGCGCGCGCCGTGCACGTCGGTGATGTCTTTCAGCGGCGCGGTAATGTCGTCGAAGAAGGGCGGATGCTGGATGTAGGTCGAGTCGTCCTGCCACACGTAGGTAGCGGCCTGGGGCACCTCGATGGCTTGCCATTGGGCGTCACCGGCGAAAACCTCTGCGTATTCCTTGTGGAACATGGCGGTATCGACGCTGCGCACCGCGTCGGCGATTTCCTGCTGGCTGGGCCAGATGTGCCGCAGGTATACCGGTTGGCCGTCGCTGCCCGTGCCCAGGGGCTCGCGGCTGAGGTCGATGGTCACGCTGCCCGCCAGGGCGTAGGCCACTACCAGAGGCGGGGAGGCCAGCCAATTGGTTTTGACCAGCGGGTGCACGCGGCCTTCGAAGTTGCGGTTGCCCGACAGCACCGAG
It encodes the following:
- a CDS encoding methyl-accepting chemotaxis protein; amino-acid sequence: MRNNQPVTQRERTFPAQQRLISTTDAKGVITYCNDAFVEISGFSREELIRAPHNTVRHPDVPQAVFAHMWATLRQGQPWMGIVKNRCKNGDFYWVNAYVTPIFENNQVVGYESVRVKPTAEMIRRAQNLYERLNQGKPAVPRRDQWLPVVQDWLPFILVSQVGFGIGSWLGTSWGFAVAAVLSVPLGLVGLSWQQRGIKRLLRLAEQTTSDPLIAQMYTDSRGAQARLEMSILSQDARLKTCLTRLQDTAEHLNDQATQSDSLAHKSSEGLERQRVETEQVATAVNQMAATTQEVASHVQRTADATQQANLLTSQGRSIAGETREAIQRLSVVVGETGHTVTQLAKDSDEIGGVVDVIKGIADQTNLLALNAAIEAARAGEMGRGFAVVADEVRQLAQRTSESTGQIHALIAKLQQTASNAVQTMDAGHRQAEEGVARVLEADQALVGISEAVANITDMTTQIAAATEEQTAVAEEISRNISTIAHLADQTSEQAQSSALLSEELTRTAHSQYSLVERFNR